AGGATCCGGAACTGACCCGGGCGTTTGCGCAGAGGTGAGGTGGGGGGCGGTTGCGCCGGTTCGGGCCGGCGGGGATGCAGGATCGTCCGGTGAAAGATGAAGCGCGGGTCCAACCCTCCCCCCTCTGCGGGGGAGGGTGGCGAGCGGAGCGAGCCGGGAGAGGGGATGCCGCTTCCGGAAAAGTCGCGCCTATGATGAAGGGCGCCCTCTGGATCAGCGTCGCGCTGCCCCTCTCCCGGCCTACTCCGTAGGCCACCCTCCCCCGCAGAGGGGGGAGGGGAAAACCCGCGCCATTCTTTTTTCCTCGACAGCCCTGCAAGTATCGGGACTTCCGCCGCCCGCCTCAAAGCTTGAACATCGTATCGAGCGGCAGGTACGTCCGCACGATCGGCGACTTCAGCACGACGTAGCTGAAATACTGCTCGATGCCGACATCGAGGTCCAGCAATCGCTCCATCGTCGTCTGGTACTCGATCACGTCGACCGTCACGAACTTGAGCAGGTAATCGTAGCCACCGGAGATCAGGTGGCATTCCATGATCGACTCGATCTTCTCGATGGCCGCCAGGAACCGGGCGAAATCCGCCTGCCTGTGGTTCTTGAGCGTCACTTCGGTGAAGACGGTCAGGGCCTGTCCCAGCTTCGACAGATTGATCTGGGCGGAGTAATTCGCGATGTACCCTTCCGTCTGGAGCTTCTTCACTCGCATGAGGCAGGGGCTCGGCGACAGATTGACCCGCTCGGCGAGCTCGACGTTGGTAATACGGCCGTTCTTCTGTAATTCAGAAAGAATCTTGAGGTCGATCCTGTCGAGCTTCATGGGCAGCTATCTGGTTCGTCATCCACGACGTCGAGTTTCGCCGCGTGGCGCGCGCCCCGCAATCGTGCGGTCACGGCGAATACCAGAACATTCGCCTTCCGTCCTGTGCCGGGCGGCAGAAAATGCCATCGTGGGCTTTTATCCCGTTAGACGGCCTGGGGGCCCGGCCATCCCGGGGCGGGGCCCATCCGAACCGTCAGGCCTTGGCCGGGCCGGCCTTGTCGAGATAGGCCCAGGCCTGTGCCTCCTCGGACAGCTCGAACGTCCGGGTCTCGACCGGCAGCACCGTTCCAGACAGGGTGATCATCGCCCGGGCGAAGGCCGGCGCGCCGACCACGACGTAGTTCCGGATATGGGCCACCGAGCGGGCCATCACCCCGGTGGCGTAGGCGTCGAACCGCGCACCGAGATCCGAGCCCTCGTAGTGCGACATGATCAGCAGCATGTCGATTGTGTCGTGCGTCCGCATGGCCTCGTCGACGAGGGCCGACATCCACTCGATGTCCGGCTTGGTGATCCGGTCCTTGATCTCGAAGGCCAGGAGATCGGGCCGCTTCGCGTCGCGCCGGATGATCGAACCGTCGGGTGCCGTGTTCATGAAACCGTCTCCACCGTCGCCGCCTGGACCACATGCTCGACCAACCGCGGATGACCGCTTTTGATCCGGCGCGGCGACGGTGGCGTGCGCGTGAGACCGGAATCCCGTCAGCTTGGCTGTACGTTCAGCTCCGGCGTCTCGATACTTGGGCAACCTGTGCTCGATACCCCGTGTTCTCCTTGCCCTGCGTCGTCGTTTGCCCTGCCTTGATCGCGCCGTTCGTTGATCTCGCGGTCCCGGCGGATTATGCATCGCCGCCATGGAACTCCACGCGCCCGTCCAACACTCCCCGGCTCCCTCGCGATCCCCGGCTCTCCCGGCCTGCCCGCCCCTGGCCTTCACGCCGCCGCGCGCCGGCAAGGCGGCGCCGTTCCTGCCGATGAGCCGCGCCGAGATGGCGGCGCTCGGGTGGGATGCCTGCGACATCGTGCTGGTGACCGGCGACGCCTATGTCGACCATCCGAGCTTCGGCATGGCCATCATCGGCCGGCTGCTCGAGGCGCAGGGGTTCCGGGTCGGCATCATCGCCCAGCCCGACTGGCAATCGGCCGAGCCGTTCAAGGTGCTCGGCCGGCCGAAGCTGTTCTTCGGCGTCACCGGCGGCAACCTCGATTCGATGGTGAACCGCTACACCGCGGACCGGCGGCTTCGCCACGACGACGCCTACACGGCCGGAGGGGAGGGCGGGAAGCGCCCGGACCGCTCCACCATCGTCTACACGCAGCGCTGCCGCGAGGCCTACAAGGACGTGCCGATCATCCTCGGCGGCATCGAGGCCTCGCTGCGCCGCATCGCGCATTACGATTATTGGTCGGACAAGGTGCGCCGCTCGATCCTGGCGGACGCCAAGGCCGACCTCCTGATCTACGGCAATGCCGAGCGCGCCGTGGTCGAGGTGGCCAACCGCATGGCCGCCGGCGAAGCGCCCCACGACCTCGATTCGATCCGCGGCGTCGCCCTGTTCCGCCGGGTGCCCGAGCACTACACCGAGCTGCCCGCCGACGACCTCGATTCCGCCGACGAGGCCGCCACCCGCAAACCCGGCGACACCGTGATCCGGCTCCCGGCCTACGACGACGTGAAGGACGACAAGGAGGCCTATGCCCGCGCCTCCCGCGTGCTGCACCGGGAGGCCAATCCCGGCAACGCCCGCCCGCTGGTGCAGCGCCACGGCGACCGCGACCTGTGGGTGAACCCGCCGCCGATCCCGCTCACCAGCGAGGAGATGGATGCGGTCTACGACCTTCCTTACGCGCGGGCCCCCCATCCGTCCTACGGCGATGCCAAGATTCCCGCCTGGGACATGATCAAGTTCTCGGTGACGATCATGCGCGGCTGCTTTGGCGGCTGCACCTTCTGCTCGATCACCGAGCACGAGGGCCGGGTGATCCAGAACCGCTCCGAGGGCTCGATCCTGCGCGAGATCGAGCTGATCCGCGACAAGACCCCGGGCTTCACCGGCGTGATCTCGGATATCGGCGGGCCGACCGCCAACATGTACCGGATGGCCTGCAAGGATCCGAAGATCGAGGCGGCGTGCCGGCTACCCTCCTGCGTCTTCCCGGACATCTGCCCGAACCTCAACACCTCGCACGACGACCTGATCCGGCTCTACCGCAAGGTCCGGGAGGTGAAGGGCGTCAAGAAGGTGATGGTGGCCTCGGGCGTGCGCTACGACCTCGCGGTCAAGAGCCCCGAATACGTCAAGGAACTCGTCACCCACCACGTCGGCGGTCGCCTCAAGATCGCGCCCGAGCATACCGAGCGCGGGCCCCTCGACAAGATGATGAAGCCGGGGATCGGCACCTACGACCGCTTCAAGGAGATGTTCGACGCCGCCGCCAAGGAGGCGGGCAAGAAGTACTACCTGATCCCGTACTTCATCGCGGCGCATCCGGGCACGACCGACGAGGACATGATGCACCTCGCGCTCTGGCTCAAGAAGAACGACTATCGCGCCGACCAGGTCCAGACCTTCCTGCCCTCGCCGATGGCGACCGCCACGGCGATGTACCACACCGAGGTCAACACGCTGAAAGGCGTGCGGCGCGGCGGCAGCGAGCCGGTCGAGGCGATCAAGGGCCTGCGCCAGCGGCGCCTGCACAAGGCGTTCCTGCGCTACCACGACCCCGAGAACTGGCCCATCCTGCGCGAGGCGTTGCGGGCGATGGGCCGCGCCGACCTGATCGGGCCGCGGCCGGACCAGCTGGTGCCGTTCTCGCAGCCGCCGGGAACCGGGCTCGGCGCGAAGCCGGGCGCCAAGGGGCGGGGCCCACAGCGGCCGGCGGGCGGCGGGCAGCGTTTCACCACCAAGGGCGTGCCGTTGCTGAGGAAGTGACGGGGCGCGTCCGGTCAGGCAGCTTGTGGGCAAGCCGCCTGACCGGCAGCGGCATCGCAACCGTATCCGCTTCGGCCGGGCGCATTCGGCGAGCGCCGCATTGCCGAGCGCGATCGCCGGTCAGAATTCCATGCCGAACTTGACCCTGACGTTATGCCGCTCGAACTGGTTCAGGCCGAGGGCGCGGCCGGCCAGGGTCGGATCGGCGTCGCGGCCCCAAACCTGTCCCGCATACGCGACGGTCAGCCAGATCTTCTCGGTGAATCTGTGATGCAGGGCCGGTCCCAGGGTGAGCGCTTCGCTCTCCAGCCGGTTCAGGAAGGTTCCTTCGTAGCCGCGCAGGTAGCGTAGCTCCGGACCCAGATAGGTGCTCTCGCCGACTCGTCCCACGAGGGCGTTCGACCACAGGAACGTGGAGGAGCGATAGCCGGGACCGCCACCCCGCTGGCGCCCGGCGGCGGGCTCGAAGCTGATGTTGCTGCCGTACCAGAGCTTGTCCGGCACCACCTGGACATCGAGCTGGAGCAGGCTCTCGATGTCGAAAATGTCGGCGCCATTGCCTTCGACCGGCAGGATGCGCGTGAATCGCGGGCGCAGCTCCAGGGCGAGCCCGAGCGGCTGCTCCTTCGAACCTTTCAGGAACTGGTACTTCACCTCCATGGAGACGCCGTCGAAGGTCCCATAGGATTTGTCGTCGAGATCGATGATGTTGCGTTGCCGCCGCAGCGTCCCAAAAGCGCTGAGCTCGATGCTCAGCTTGTCGATCGGGTCGAACTGGTAGGCGAACCGCGTGTCGAAGACCCGGTACGTCGATGGGCCTGGGCCGTCTCTACGCTTGCCGATGCGCGTGACCGTATCGATCACCGCTTCCTGTTCGCCCTTTTCTCCGGCATCGGCTCCTTCCGTGAAGCCGAACAGATGCTCGGTATCGACGTCCTTCTGGTCGTTGCTCTTGTCGGACTTCTTCGCCTGATCGGACTTCTTTGCTTTGTCCTGGCCGGCATCGCGCACGCCATCCTGGTCTGTCATAGGTTGGCCACTTGGCTCAGCCTGAACGGGTACCAGAGCAGAGAGAACAAGCAGGACGGTCGCCGCGGCCGACAGGCGTCCGATCGGCGTGGTGCTTCCGGTCATAATCGCGCGACGGCCTTAGGCATGCAGTGGTCCAGTATCCCTGCTTAGAGACGATGCCGGCCGACCTGACTGCTGCAAACATGCAACAATCACAACAACTTCACGCTGCGGGGGATTGAACGGCGACGTGCATCACGGGGAACCGCACGGTCCCGGCGCCGATGATGCCCACCGCACTCGTTTCGACCCTATCCCGACCGTTGCCGGTCGCGCCGCTCGGGCCCGATCCCCAGCCTCTCGACTCCGAGCCCTTGACGCGAGCCGCGCGGGTCTCACGTTCGAGAGACCCGCGATCGAACCCGTTCCCACCGCATGCCCGACACCGCCGCCCCCGACCCCCCGTCCTTCCTCGCCGGAGGTGGGCGGATGGGCGCGATGATGCGGACCCATGACTGGTCGGGCTCGCCCCTCGGGCGGCCGGAGACATGGCCGCCGTGCCTGGGCGGGACGCTGAGCCTGATGCTCGGCTCGCGCTTCCCGATGTTCGTGGCGTTCGGGCCCGAACTCCGCTTCCTCTACAACGACGCCTATGCGGAGATCCTCGGCGACAAGCATCCGGCGGCGCTCGGCCGGCGCTTCCGCGATATCTGGTCGGAGATCTGGCCGGACATCGCGCCGCTGATCGACCGGGCGCTCGCCGGCGAGCCGACCTGGTCGGAGGACCTGCCGCTCGTGATGAACCGGCACGGCTACGACGAGCCGACCTGGTTCACCTTCTCCTATTCGCCCCTGCGGGACGAGGCGGGCCGGGTCGCCGGCATGTTCTGCGCCTGCACCGAGACGACCGGGCGGGTCGTCGCCGAGCGGGACCTGCGCGAGGCGGAGGCGCGCCTGCGGGCGCTGACCGACCACCTGCCGGGCGGCTACGTGTTCCAGATCGCCACGCCCCGGGACGGGACCGGCCGACGCTTCCTCGCCGTCTCGCAGGGCTTCGAGCGCATGACCGGGGTTCCGGCCGAGGCCGTGCTCGCCGATCCCGCGGCCGCCTACGACCTGATCCTGCCCGAGCACCGGGCGCGCATCGCCGAGGCGGAGGAAGAGGCGATCCGGACGCTGGCGCCTTTCGACGTCGAGGCGCCGATGCGCCGCCCCGACGGCCGCCTCGTGCGGACCCGCATCATCTCGGCGCCGCGCCTCGCCGACGATCAGGTGATCTGGGACGGGCTCCATCTCGACGACACGGCGCGCCGGCAGGCCGAGGACCGCCAGCGCGAGAGCGAGGCCCGGCTGCGTCTCGCCACCGAGGCCGCCGAGATCGGGCTGTGGGACGTCGACGTCGTCGCCGACACCCTGTACTGGCCGGCGCGCGTGAAGGCGATGTTCGGCATCTCGCCCGAGGTGCCGGTCTCGATGGCGGATTATTACGCCGGCCTCCACCCGGACGACCGCGAGGCCACCCTCGCCGCCTATGCCGCCGCGGCGGATCCGGCCCGCCGCGCCGTCTACGACGTGGAATACCGCACGATCGGGAAGGAGGACGGGCAGGTCCGCTGGGTCGCCGCCAAGGGCCGCGGCCTGTTCGCGGATGGGGTCTGCATCCGGGTGGTCGGCACCGCCATCGACGTCACCGCCCGCAAGCAGGCCGAGGCGGCTTTCCGCGACAGCGAGGAGCAGTTCCGCGTGCTCTCGCAGGTGCTGCCCAACCTCGTCTGGGCCACCGACACGCAGGGAGGCGCCGTCTGGTTCAACGCGCGGACCTACGCCTATACGGGCGTCCCGCCCGGCGCGCTCGACGCCGAGGGCTGGTGCGCGATCATCCATCCCGACGACCGGGAGCGCGTGACCGCCGAATGGCGCGCCGCCGTCGAGGAGCATGCCGACTACCAGTGCGAATACCGCCTGCGGCGCGCCGACGGGGCCTATCGCTGGTTCCTGGCCCGGGCGCGGCCGGTCCTGACGGACCGGGGCGCGATCACCCGCTGGGTCGGCACCAGCACCGACATCGACGACCAGACGCGGATGATGGCCGAGCTGGTGCGGTTCAACGAGACCCTGGAGCAGCGGGTCGCGGAGCGCACCGCCGAGCACGACCGGGTCTGGCGCAACTCCCGCGACCTCCTGGTGGTGATCGGGGCCGACGGGATCTTCCGCTCGGTCAACCCGGCCTGGGAGGCGATCCTC
This sequence is a window from Methylobacterium sp. SyP6R. Protein-coding genes within it:
- a CDS encoding Lrp/AsnC family transcriptional regulator codes for the protein MKLDRIDLKILSELQKNGRITNVELAERVNLSPSPCLMRVKKLQTEGYIANYSAQINLSKLGQALTVFTEVTLKNHRQADFARFLAAIEKIESIMECHLISGGYDYLLKFVTVDVIEYQTTMERLLDLDVGIEQYFSYVVLKSPIVRTYLPLDTMFKL
- a CDS encoding STAS/SEC14 domain-containing protein, translating into MNTAPDGSIIRRDAKRPDLLAFEIKDRITKPDIEWMSALVDEAMRTHDTIDMLLIMSHYEGSDLGARFDAYATGVMARSVAHIRNYVVVGAPAFARAMITLSGTVLPVETRTFELSEEAQAWAYLDKAGPAKA
- a CDS encoding PAS domain-containing protein, with amino-acid sequence MPDTAAPDPPSFLAGGGRMGAMMRTHDWSGSPLGRPETWPPCLGGTLSLMLGSRFPMFVAFGPELRFLYNDAYAEILGDKHPAALGRRFRDIWSEIWPDIAPLIDRALAGEPTWSEDLPLVMNRHGYDEPTWFTFSYSPLRDEAGRVAGMFCACTETTGRVVAERDLREAEARLRALTDHLPGGYVFQIATPRDGTGRRFLAVSQGFERMTGVPAEAVLADPAAAYDLILPEHRARIAEAEEEAIRTLAPFDVEAPMRRPDGRLVRTRIISAPRLADDQVIWDGLHLDDTARRQAEDRQRESEARLRLATEAAEIGLWDVDVVADTLYWPARVKAMFGISPEVPVSMADYYAGLHPDDREATLAAYAAAADPARRAVYDVEYRTIGKEDGQVRWVAAKGRGLFADGVCIRVVGTAIDVTARKQAEAAFRDSEEQFRVLSQVLPNLVWATDTQGGAVWFNARTYAYTGVPPGALDAEGWCAIIHPDDRERVTAEWRAAVEEHADYQCEYRLRRADGAYRWFLARARPVLTDRGAITRWVGTSTDIDDQTRMMAELVRFNETLEQRVAERTAEHDRVWRNSRDLLVVIGADGIFRSVNPAWEAILGHRPAEVVGRSVLDFLLPEDAEATTAALEAAAAARHLTSFENRYLHRDGTPRWLSWHTSVEGGLVFASGRDVTAEKAQAAALAQAEEALRQSQKLEAVGQLTGGVAHDFNNLLTIIRSSVDFLRRPDLPEARRSRYLTAVSETVDRAAKLTSQLLAFARRQALKPETLDVGARLRIVAELIDTVTGARITVATEVPDHPCLVRVDASQFETALVNMAVNARDAMEGAGTLTLRLACGVDLPPIRGHAGAAGPFAAVSLHDTGTGIPPDLLARVFEPFFTTKEVGRGTGLGLSQVFGFAKQSGGDVAVESVPGGGTTFTLYLPEVEAEFAAGEAVRGDSGQVDPGGVGQRVLVVEDNLEVGRFATQILEDLGYATTWAVNAEDAIEKLGPDGAGFDVVFSDVVMPGMGGIELARLLARRLPHLPIVLASGYSHVLAEESAAGFELLHKPYSAEQVSRILRKVMRHNPQRQKAEL
- a CDS encoding YgiQ family radical SAM protein translates to MSRAEMAALGWDACDIVLVTGDAYVDHPSFGMAIIGRLLEAQGFRVGIIAQPDWQSAEPFKVLGRPKLFFGVTGGNLDSMVNRYTADRRLRHDDAYTAGGEGGKRPDRSTIVYTQRCREAYKDVPIILGGIEASLRRIAHYDYWSDKVRRSILADAKADLLIYGNAERAVVEVANRMAAGEAPHDLDSIRGVALFRRVPEHYTELPADDLDSADEAATRKPGDTVIRLPAYDDVKDDKEAYARASRVLHREANPGNARPLVQRHGDRDLWVNPPPIPLTSEEMDAVYDLPYARAPHPSYGDAKIPAWDMIKFSVTIMRGCFGGCTFCSITEHEGRVIQNRSEGSILREIELIRDKTPGFTGVISDIGGPTANMYRMACKDPKIEAACRLPSCVFPDICPNLNTSHDDLIRLYRKVREVKGVKKVMVASGVRYDLAVKSPEYVKELVTHHVGGRLKIAPEHTERGPLDKMMKPGIGTYDRFKEMFDAAAKEAGKKYYLIPYFIAAHPGTTDEDMMHLALWLKKNDYRADQVQTFLPSPMATATAMYHTEVNTLKGVRRGGSEPVEAIKGLRQRRLHKAFLRYHDPENWPILREALRAMGRADLIGPRPDQLVPFSQPPGTGLGAKPGAKGRGPQRPAGGGQRFTTKGVPLLRK